The sequence below is a genomic window from Kitasatospora kifunensis.
CCGTCCAGCGAGCGCAGCATCTGGCTCTTCACCAGGGTCCAGGAGACCTCGCGGTCCTCGTCCCAGGTGTACGCGAGCACGTGCTCGTCGCGGATCGCACCGGCGTCGAGCAGCAGGCGGACCTCGCTCGCACGGCCCCGCTCGGTGCGCCCGAGCACCTCGACCTCCTTGACCTCACCCGTCCACAGTGGGTACGCCTCGAAGTCGGCGATCACCGCCATCACCTCGGCCGCCGTCGCCTCGACGACGATGCTCGACCTGGTGTGTTCCGCCATCGGTGGGCCTCCGCGTTGTCCCGTGCCACTGGTCAGGTGCCCCCGAAGGCTATCGCGGCCGTCGCCGCACCCGAGCCCGTGGGGCGCGGCCGGACGGCCGGCGGAGGCTACCGGCGAGTCACCTGGGCGCTGCCGTAAGGTGCGAAGCACAACGATCAGTGCCTCCCCGAGGGGTGTGACACTTCGAACACCGCGGCTGAACCCTCTACCCGAATCTGGCTACCGGGCAGTAACGTCCTGCCGTCCCGCAGCGTCGCAGACGAGGAGCAGTAGTGCTCGACTTCAGCCTTCCGGCCCGATACC
It includes:
- a CDS encoding SRPBCC family protein; the protein is MAEHTRSSIVVEATAAEVMAVIADFEAYPLWTGEVKEVEVLGRTERGRASEVRLLLDAGAIRDEHVLAYTWDEDREVSWTLVKSQMLRSLDGSYALAPAAGGTEVTYQLAVDVKIPMLGMIKRKAEKVIIDRALAGLKKRVESRPEGSAGPDSAS